A window of Phocoena phocoena chromosome 6, mPhoPho1.1, whole genome shotgun sequence contains these coding sequences:
- the C6H9orf57 gene encoding uncharacterized protein C9orf57 homolog — MRRTVFSGAFVLFCLLGGVGGVICRSCNLSIPFHGCLLDFGTCRTKPGQYCIKEVHTKGGIQWYSVQGCTESQDECFKRIVTTYDIHSTHCCNRPLCNF, encoded by the exons ATGAGAAGAACTGTCTTCAGTGGTGCTTTTGTCTTATTCTGCCTCTTAGGTG GTGTTGGAGGTGTGATTTGTAGATCATGCAACCTCTCGATCCCCTTCCATGGATGTCTTTTGGACTTTGGAACCTGCAGAACAAAACCTGGACAGTACTGTATAAAAGAGGTCCATACTAAAG GTGGAATTCAATGGTATTCCGTTCAAGGCTGCACAGAGAGCCAAGACGAGTGCTTCAAGAGAATCGTGACAACTTATGACATTCACTCTACTCACTGCTGCAATCGTCCTTTGTGCAACTTCTGA